TGGAGTCTCAGAATGCAGATTTGATGTGCGCACTTTCCCCTTGTATCTGACTCAGTCACAGGGTGTATTGCTAACAGGATTGCAGCAAATCTCTCCTCAAGTCCCTCTCCGCACACGCCACCGAACACTACCGCACCTGCAGCTACGGCGTCTACCCGATCGAGGACGATACCGCTGTGGCCATTGTCCTCGTTGCGAACCGCTACTCGCCCAATAACTTCTGGTACACCACCATTTCAGGTTCTGGATGATGAAATACTAATTGGCGACAGGAACGGTCGCTTCCGCGCCATCTACACTCTCCCCGTGAACTCCTCTTCgaccaccatctccggccAGATCAAGGTCGATGTGCACTACTATGAAGACGGCAACGTGGctctcaacaccaacaagcCGGTGAATCTGTCGGTGCCATCCGTGGATGCCAGTTCCATCATCTCGCGCATCGCGGCTGCGGAGCGGGATTACCAGGAGGAGTTGAACCGGGCGTTTGTGAGCACGGCCGAGGGAGTATTCAAGGGGCTGCGGAGACAGTTGCCGATCACACGGCAGAAGGTTGAGTGGGAGAAGGTCGGAGGATACCGGCTGGGACAGGATATTGCGGGAGGACGGTGATTGTTGTAGATGTGTAGATTAGCGTTGAACAATTGTGTGAATTTGAAAGTGACATGTCACGTACATCATCCTCGTTGTGATCCTGATGGGGTGAATATGATAGATAAGCGGATACCGAGCCGATATCGCGTACCCGCCATACCAGCAGCCCCTTGGCAAATAGCCTAATTTATTCCTAGTACTTAAAGCGCGTCGTTACCCACCGCCGCCAAATAACACATCTACAATAGACCTTATTACCCCCGCACATATACCCCCAGAGCAATAGAAAGAAGCCAGAATGTTAGACCATTTATACCGCTTCACGCGCACCACCCCAGGTCTCGAAAAGACCCTCCGTCTCGTCCAATCCTTCTGTGTGCTTGCCCTGCAAATACCCACTCTGGAAAATGAGTCCATTTCGCGattcaccaccgccaagaCACAGTTTGCTTTGAGTTAGTTCCTCCATAACCCTACGTGGATACCAACATCAACTAGTATTGAACATCAAACAGCAAGACGcttcctccgcttcttcaacttcatcgacTGCTTCAACAAGGCGTTTGCCTTGCTGGGCAGTCCCTCTTCCGCTCATGGTAATGTCATCAAGACAGTCATTGAGATAAGTAAATGGTCCTGCTTTGGATGTTACTTTCTTCTGGAAGATTTGACTCTCGTATGTACTCCCTTCCTTTACTATGTGATCCAtgatataatactaaagCGACATGAAAGTTACACGCAACATCCATCTACCCAAACCCATACAACAAAACCATATTAACAGAAGCGAACAAATTCTGGTTCTATGCGCTGGGGTTCTCGATCTTGGGTGCTGCTTTTGATATTACGTTCTCTTCGGCGTCATCTGCATCTAAGacgaaggatgagaaggagaagaagcaagctcCTTCTTTAAACCGCTTCTCGCTACTGAAGAAGATGCTCTGTGTTGATGCTTGTGATCTGCTTATCCCTGGTACCTTTTTGGGGTGGATTGAAATGGGTCAGTtaggggttggtgttgggatGGTGATTAGTACCCTTGTTTCGGGGTGGGATATGTGGAAGGCTGTTTGATCTACCGGAGGGGTTAGTGAGGGTATATAGATCTTCATATCATGGTAGATATAGAGTGGAGAGGACAGGTGATCTGCGTAGAGATCTGAATAAAccagtatctatctacttagttCCTAGCTCTATACACCCACCCagtcctccctcctctcttccccaatATCAGGAATCCCCATATCGCCAAATAAACTATTGAACAAAGCCACATCCACCGCATGCAAATCCCATTCttcacttccaccaccaccgccactcCCTATGTCATCATTATCACTCCTCTCAAACCCAATCGTCCCATAATACGGAATGTATACATGCAAActccttcctccatctcctaccCTCCCATCAtactcccttcctcccttcccatcctcacccatATTCTCCCTAGCCACATATCCAACGCCCCCAGCAgcactctcctccacccccagtAAATGCCTCATTATACCCGCCAATTTCCCCGCAATCTCATCCGTCCCTGACCCTGACTCCACCATTTTCTCGATAATAGAGAGTGTCCGCTCCATCATCCCGCGATCACTCGGTCGACTATGCGCGAGGAAACTGACCACTGGAGCTACTCCTTCCTGATGCTCGTTTTGGAGACGACTCGAAGAGTCAATATGCGCAATACACAACACCGTCATCGCAACAAAAGCGATGAAATCCACCCCGCGGCAATAATAGTGCGCTGGATTGGAGGAGCGGAAAGCGATATACCGGGCCAGGATTTCCCGGCTTACGGTTATGATGGTCAGTTTGCTTTGGTCATATGCTGTAGTATCGTGTGATGAGCGGAGCATGTAGGGGACGtgcagacggaggaggagctgatAGTGCGTGAAGTGGGCGTTTAGGCGGAGGGTAttctggatgatggtggtttgggtttggttgggtGTTAGGTCTGGAATGAGCCACCACTGAGGAGGCATCTGGGCGGCTGCGTTCTGGAGCATTTGGTCAATGTCGTTCGTCAGAGAGAGGTTGTTGATGTCATCGTCTGTGCGGTGGAGGATACGGCCAGCTACGATGCAGTGCATGCGGTGCATGCGGTCTTGGGGTGTGCATGATTTTAAGGATTTTGGGGAGAGGCACCGTGGTTCGAGATTGGTAGGTGGTAGGCCGAGCATGAGGGAGAGGTAGTGGTCCATTTCGACGAGACGGAAACATAGGTAATCTGGATTCAGAGTGTTGCAGGTTGCTGGGTCGAGAGTCTTTAGGGATGATGTGGGGAGTCCGCGGTGGAGCGACAGCATTTGTGCGATGGCTGTGGCTCGGCGGATAGCTAGCCAGGCTTGATGGAGGTTACCAGCGTAGTTCTGGTATTGGGCTTCGAGCATGATGCATTGCAGGCCTTCGATGGAGGGCGTGAGCTCGTCGTTTGTGGTTACTAGTCTGGTGGCACGGGTGACGGCGCGGGTCATGATGTCGTGGTGGGAGATGGATAGGTTGAGGGTttggatggaggatggagggatgCCTTGGAGAAAGATTGCCAGGGTGAGGAGTTTGCGAGCGATTAGGACGGGGTGGGAGTTTGGTGCTGGTGAATAGAGCATTTCTTGGGGAGTTGGTAGTTTGTCGTCTGTGGAGAGGGAATTAGGGACCCAGATTTCGTAATTCATATATACTGATATGCCAACAGGGAGATTGTAGATATGGTTGAGCTCCCTCTGGCTGGGCCAGGCCGCGAGAAGGTCGCGGTTTATGCTCTCATACGGGCCTCCGGGAatgttgttggttggggacGGCTCCTAGAGGTATCAGCATTGGAAAAATGAAATAAGTATTCGAGGACTGTGCTcacttgatcttcttggctgCAGTTTATACTATAGTTGTCGAGTGTTCCGGAAGTTGGGGGAGTTTCGGGGCAGTCCCCAGGAGATACAGCTTCCGTGGCGTTTGAGCGAACCAGCTGTTCCAGGATCCTCTCCACTCGGTCAATTCGCGAATCGACCATATCTTTATTTGTAGTTATAGGGCTATCTGGGAGCTCCTGACTGATGCATTTTGATCCCCGTCGTCTGCAGTTATCGCAGTTGGCATTGGAGTAGGAGCTGAAGATACATCGAACCTTGCGCCGCTTGCATTCCCAGCAGCTCCTTGTGCCCTTGCGGACATTTCTCCGTTTCGCTTGTGAGTGCTCCTCCATGTTCGTTTCAGTCACTATCAAGCAGGCTTCCATGTCTCTCGGTCGAAACTTGAGGGGGCAGGGAATGAGATGCTCTGCGGAAGGATCTCGGACTAAGCTGTTGGATTCGCCCGAACTCGGCGGAATAACGCCATGCTCACATCAGCCCTAGTACAATACGCTATGACGGGAATAATGTCTCGAAAGACGTGTTATATTTACTAAGCTAGATAAACTTCCCCTCTGCGTATCCGTATCACTCTTCTCAGCCGGGTACTCAAGCCTTTCCTTTCCACGCATCAGTCAAAAACTTCTCGACGGGGGTAAACTCGAAGTCAGGCAGGAGATTATTCCATTGATCCGGAACAGCATAGGATCCAGCATTAACCGCCAAAAGGATCCTGCTGGTCATATATTTTGAGGCCACTACCGCCTGCTCGGGCGGAATGGAAGGATGATCCACTGTTGGTGTCCACGACGTCTCCCACGCCCCAGCTTCCAAGTCCTCCGCCTTCACTCGCTCAATGGTAAATGGGAGCCCACCTGGAGATAATGAGTCAGGACATATTTTTATGTATGTAAAGTTGTAGGAAAGAGACCCACCGCGAATTCTCTCCCCTAGAGCGATAAATTCACCGATGGAGATGTTAGAACCCTGGATACCTCCAACCACTGGCCACTCGCCTTCATATTCAACAGCTCTGGCCACAACTCTAGCAATATCCTGAACTGCCGTCAAGGTGATACGGATTCCATCGTCACCATCCACCAAGATCATTCGGCGGTTGGCAAAGTCGAAGGGGGTCCCGATTGAGGGCAGGTGGCGGGCCGattgatgtggatgggttAGATAGTTGACGAACACGCCGGGCTGAAAGAGGGTATACTCGAGGACCTGATTGAGTTGGGTTAGATGTTCCGCCTGGTGGGATGTTGTACGATCGTACCTTCTTATCCTTGTTCAGCTCTTGGAGATACCGGCGCGTTTCGCCTTTGTAGGCATACCAGTCCAGGTAGTCCAAGCGGGAGCTGTACAAGGTTAGTGTTTGGATGATAGTAGAAGTGGAATAAAAAATCTCACGAAGCCCATTCACTCGGCGCAAAGCGCTTCACTCCCGCCTGAACAGCCGCATCGATGAGGTTCTTCTGAGCGGTGCTTCCGGGATCATCCTGCGTAGTGATAAAGGAGAGAACGGTGTGCACTTCTTGAAGAGCCTTGGTTAGTTGAGTGGTGTCGTTGTAGTCGACATTGATCCAAGTGATGCCTTCGGTAGGTTCTTGGGCTAGAGTATCCTGCATAGACTGGTTATTGTAAAGATACTTCCATTGACTACGCTGCCCGGACACGACGAACCTTTCTAGTCAGAACAATGATTGTATGCTTCTTCGCAGCAATAAGGGCGTCGATAACCTCTCGGCCAACACCTGTTCGAGTGTCAGTGATATAACTGGTAAGACCAGGAACGATGGAAAAGTTCACCGCCGGAGCCTCCAGCAATTGCAACCTTGACCATTTTCGAAGTGGGAATGAGAAAAACCGTTGAAGTATAGAAGTCAATAACTCTTATGGTTTGTGCGAACTGGAATTGTATCTGTTGGGCTTAACGGTGCCGGAGAcagcttatttatatattagctTGGACCGAGAGTTCGGCCGAAGTTATGGCACCATCGAATATCGAATCTTGAATTGATCTCATCCTTTGTATGACAAATTTACTTGCTTTGATGATTAAGATAGCTTCTACAAGGAAGTTTCGGTCGAATATCGGAGATAACATCACTACATACTAGCAGTTTTTTGCTTAAAGGTCAACACTACTGGACATCCGACGGCGATTGGCGTATCGTAGACATCAACCTTCTCAACGATTCAAGCTAAATCACAATCGAAGATACCCTGTGCACTGCAGCAAGTTCAGTAGCTCGGACATCAACTAGAGATCAGCATTGTTTCTAACGTCAATGCAGAACAGCTCTGTCTCAGCATAGATGTTCTCAGGGTCTCCACAGGCACTAGCCCAAAGGCGATAGTTGCAACTAGGAGAAAATATTAGCACGCAtgtctattaataattatatcagGCATAGCATACTTAAGAGGGACATCCATCGGTCCAGGTGGAGGGATGGTAACCTCATCTCGACCCATGACCGCGTATCGCAGGACTAGCTCGGTCACTGGAGGATAGTCAACGCGGTTGGTAAGGTAGATGCAAAAGGTCTTGTTCTCCTCTCCACTGCTTCAGTCAGCAAGTGTAAAGAAATAGCTCTGAGGGCAAAAGCTCACGAGACATGGGACCATTTGACCGTCAAGGGCTCCTTGAGGTCCCAAGTAGTCTGGGCTGGTTCACCGCCACCTGGCTTTTCCCAAAGCATGTTGATAGATCGATAATGATAAACTAAATATGTGAAATATTTTGAGTCTGAACACAGGTCAGAACGATGGCACGATATTGAGAGCAGAAAATGAGCAAGAGGAACTGCTCAATTATATACCCGTGGGTTTGCACAATGCCTTCGACAGAGGCAGGGATCCAGAAGTGCTTTGACCGAAGGTGACGACAATATATGACTACAATTGCagttagtatatttattcaaCTGTTGGTCTGTTAAACAGTGAGGTAAATCACGATGTAAATGTCCATCAGAGGCTGCCTAGGCGAGCGGAGATGCGCAACAAGGTGTAGATGCTGCCTGAGAGATGCAGATACGAGCATTTCACAGCATCCTATGGTTGCAGCTTGCGTTACAGAGGCCCAAGCATTGTCCATGGCGCTCTCCCTCCAGTACATGCATAGGTAAGATGTCGAACCAGGACGTACGTTTTATGGGAGGGCGTCTGCGAGATGCATATTAGGTCCATCCAGAAGCTCGTCGCCGCTTACACAATTGGCTGGAGGATAAAGCGTTCGGCTATCTAAGCTTCAGATATAAAACCTTTTGCTTCCCAGAGCTCGTTCCAGCAAGGATCTATAAGCTTACTATTGATCTGATTACCCCACTGTGTAACAATGGATGCAAAGGGTCCCTTGTCAATCTGATGAGCTCTACTCCAGTTTCGGAATGTGTGAACGCAACCCATAAATAATTTCTGTGTCACAGTCCATCGGCGAATAACCTTCACATTTCTCAGTATGCCCGAGACTCTCACACTCGCCACTATAGAATCATAGTACGTAAAGATCTGAGTCCTCACGGCTCGTAGTTCGAGGAATCCGGTTATTTTGCAGCCGGTCGCTACCAAACCTTCGAGAACTCCGACCAGAGATAGAACCCCAGACACGTTAACAGCTCCGATAGTCTGGGAGTGAGAGAAGATTCATTGGAGGGGGGATACCTCGAGGCTAAACAGGGGCTTATCACTTCGCGACATCTTCCATACCATACACTTTCCTACACGTTAAGAAATTCCTCTTCTAGGTCTTCCGCCATCTTTCATGTTTTTTCCTTATTCCTATAAAGCCTCCAGTGTCAATCAATGGCCTGTATTTGAATTGCTAACATTCCGAAGACTTCAAGTTACTTTCTGCACACCATAGCAGTTAGCACCATGCTAACTTTGAAGTCGTCATTGATGACCACCGGTGTGGTCTTCCCATGCGGTTAAAAGCCCTCAGTTGCCTTTCTTACCTGGCATCTTCTAGCAAGAATTTGGCCGATTCCAATTGCTTTCATATTTACTAACAGTCACCGAGAGACCTGGTAGAAAATGCGGTCTTCTGAACTGCTATCGTCACTTAAAAGATGCCAGAAACCTTTCGCAACATCAGCACAGAGAtgaaaaaataattctagtCCCGATGAAATATGCTAATGTCAACAATCGATAACATGAGAGTGCCTGTGCCGTTCCCCGCCTGACAGAACTTTCCATGGAATTTTGCTTGCACGTGGTTAGTAAATAGCGGATATCCCCTCTACATATCCTGTCAGGGCAGGACATGCATCCGTAGCCAGTGGGATAGTGGCAAATGATTCCCGGAGAGGAATCCGCAGTGGATCTTCATGATCGGCTCACACCCCGCATTCGCCTTGTGAATATTCTTCCCTCTATGCTTCTTGTCATCTCGGAAACTTCTCCTTTATTGCATCGTCTGCCCCCATCTTGATATTCCATATTTATCTCACGGTTCCAGAACTACTCGGTATTGATTGCTCGGAAAAGTTGTTTTGTAGCTCAAGTATGCAATCGTGCAAACCCTACCCGGAAAACTAATTGAATTCACTCGAGTTGTAACCATAGTTCTGAAAGTCAAGACCAACAATATGACCTCTTATCACACTCCATTTACCCCATTTATTACATTAAATAACATtcagatctttatatactACGGCGTTCGATGAGTGAGTGCACTGTCTCCGGTGATGTTCGCGCAGAGGCAGTGACCGGATAAATATCCGATCAGCACTAGCATTTCCGAGCCCTCCATCACAGCATCGGACATCGTCTTCATTGAACAATAGGGTATCTGGGACTAATTTAAATACTGACATTTCTTCAATGATCGATCCAAGTTATTCAAGATAGAATTTGCTTACTAAATATCTTGTCTAtgtaacaacaacaacctaaAGATCAAGATGCTCTCTACAATcgcaccacacccacccacactACAGGAGCCTCTGTCTAAAGGCGATGTCACTTTGCCTTTGGAATCCCAAGAGCCTTCGACAATTGACGAGCTTGTTCGTCAGCGTGCATCACTTGGGGCCGCTCAGcccatcatctcctatcCGAGCCCCGGCATCGAATATGCGGACTATCCACTGCAGCAACTGGATGTCTTCGCATTCCGCGTCTCCAAGGTGCTATCAGATCGCATTCCGCCCCGGAAGTCGTCAGCTGAAACCCCCAAAGTCATCGCTTTACTGGGGCCATCTGACCTCAACTACCTGGTGATGCTGCTTTCCCTAGCTAAGCTGAGTCACAGTGGACTGCTTTTATCAACCAGGATATCCGTGGATGCTTACGTCTCGCTACTGGAGAAGACCGGGTCAAGGCATATCTTCATTCATAGCTCTTTCCGGGACACCGCTGAAGATATCAAGAAGCGGGTACCTGAGCTTGTCATTGATGAGATTCTGACTGAGGAAAACTATCACCATCCCATTACGGAGGATGTCGACACGAACCTGGTCCCGCACCTTGACCCGAAAATTGAGTCGAAGCATATCGCATGGATTATTCATTCGAGTGGCTCGACTGGACTTCCGAAGCCTATTTTCCATACCCAATCTGCCGCACTGAAGAATTACTCGGGACATATGAACATGTCGGGGTTCGTTACTTTGCCGCTGTACCACAACCATGGAATCAGCTGTCTCTTCCGGACAATTCACGCTAAGAAACAGCTGCATCTCTATAATGCCAATATTCCATTGACCAGGCAGTACCTGCTTGAGATTATGGGCTCGAACGCTTTCGAGATCTTCTATGGTGTGCCGTATGCACTGAAGTTGTTGGCTGAGACACAGGAGGGAATATCCGCTTTGGCTAAGCTTAAGGCCGTCATGTTCGGAGGGTCGGCATGCCCAGACTCTCTGGGCAACTTGCTGGTCGATAATGGTGTTCATCTCATCAGTCACTATGGATCGTGAGTGCTTCTCAACCGCATTGGAATATTCTTACTAACACACATGCAGAACTGAGACCGGTCAGCTCATGATGTCCACCAGGCCTCGCGAAGACAAGGGATGGGACTGGCTCCGCCCCTCTGACTATGTCAAGAAATTCTTGAGATTTGAAGAGCGCTTTCCGGGAGTATTCGAACTAGTGTGTCTAGATGGCTGGCCCTCCAAGGTCATGACAAACCGGCCGGACGGCTCCTACGCCACCAAGGACCTGTTTATCAAACATCCCACCATGGAAGCATACAAGTACTATGCTCGTCTGGACGATACAATCATCCTATATAATGGAGAAAAGGTCAACCCACTTGACCTGGAAGGACGAGTCCGGCAGCGCAGCACTGTTGCCGAAGCCATTGCGTTCGGAGCAGGCAAAGCTCAGATCGGACTGGCTGTCGTCCGCGCACCTGGCACCGAGTCACTCTCCGATGAAGAGGTCATTGACAGTATTTGGCCAGCTGTTGAGAAGGCTCATGAGGCGCTACCTGCGTTCGGACAGCTCTCGAAGAACATGGTTCGAGTGTTGCCTGCAGACACTCCCTACCCTCGGACTGACAAGGGCACCATCATCCGTCAAGCCTTCTACAAGAACTTCCAACCTCTGATTGAAGAAGTTTATGCCGCTGTGGACGCCATGACGGGCACATTGGTTATGTCCGAGTCTGAGCTGAGGGCCTTCCTTAGAAAGCAACTTCTCCAGATCCTGCCCCTCAAGGATTCCAGTCTGCTGACCGACGATGCCGATTTCTTCTCCCTGGGCATGGACTCCCTACAGGCCAGCCAGCTGCGCACTGTGCTCGTCCAGAACTTGGACACCAAGGGGCATCAACTGGGGCTCAACATTGCCTTCGAGCAGCCCACTATTGCCGTGCTCGCCCGCTTTCTAGCCGCTGTACAGTCCGGAGAAGCCCTCCCAGATTTTCAACCGATCCCTGAACAGATGCGTGCACTCATCTCACAATTCAGCCACTTTGAACCACATTTTCCACTTCCCAATGACCTTCCCGGTCGTTACGTCGTAAGTCACTTTTACCATCTCAACAAGTACATCCTCCTAACAATCACAGGTCCTCACCGGCGCCACCGGCTCCCTCGGCAGCCACGTTGCACATCAACTCGCGCAGAACCCCTCCGTGAACAAAGTCTACTGCCTTATCCgcgcctcctctcccatcgAAGCCTACAAGCGCGTCCACGACGCTCTCCAAGCCCGCCACCTCTACACCcctctctcatcttcctccaaagCCAAGCTCATCGCCCTCCCCGCCCCAGCCCTATCCCACCcaactctctccctcccggaAGAAACCTACAACACTCTCCTCACCGAAACCACCGACATCATCCACTGCGCCTGGCCCGTCAACTTCAACCTCCAGCTCAGCAGTCTCGCACACGACACTCTCCCCACCCTGCACAACCTCCTCACTCTAGCCCTAAAAGCCCAGCGCCCCGAACCCGccaccttcaacttctgctcctccgtcaGCAGCGTTGTCAACAGCACCGTCTCCCCCATCCCGGAATCCCTGCCGGACTCCCTCACCGCCGCGCAATCCATGGGCTACGCACAATCCAAGCTCATCGCAGAACACATCTGCGCCAACGCCACGCCCTACCTGGATGCCCGTGTCCTCCGTATCGGGCAAATCATCGGCGACACCAAGCACGGGGTATGGAATGCCACGGAAGCAATTCCGCTGATGCTGAGGGCTGCGGTTACGGTGGGGGCGTTGCCGAGGCTAGATGAGAGGATGCGGTGGGTGccggttgatgttgttgctggggcAGTAATGCATATTACGCTTCACCAGGAGGAAAGTGccgggaggaagaagggggtagatgatgtggaggtgtATAATATTCTGAACCCGTACAGCTTCCATTGGACAAAGGATCTGCTTCCTGCTCTGAGAGCTGCCGGGTTGGAgtttgaggatgtggagTTCGGGGAGTGGATTCAGCGGGTGAGGAATGTGGCGGATCCGGAGAGGAATCCGCCGATTAAGTTGGTCGGGTTCTGGGAGGGGAAGTATGGGAGTAAGAAGCCGTTCAGTGGTTTGGAGTTTGTGACGGACAAGGCGAGGGAGAGGGCCGAAGGGTTGAGAGGGTTGAgtgtggatgggttggagggggggttgGTGGGCAGGATGGTGGAGTGGTTTAGGGAGGTTGCGTGGGTttgaagtagtatatatGGTATCAGTCAGTGGTTAAGTGTGTTACTGTGTTACTCATGTGG
The window above is part of the Aspergillus luchuensis IFO 4308 DNA, chromosome 8, nearly complete sequence genome. Proteins encoded here:
- a CDS encoding uncharacterized protein (COG:S;~EggNog:ENOG410PIVT;~InterPro:IPR036864,IPR001138;~PFAM:PF00172;~antiSMASH:Cluster_8.6;~go_function: GO:0000981 - DNA-binding transcription factor activity, RNA polymerase II-specific [Evidence IEA];~go_function: GO:0008270 - zinc ion binding [Evidence IEA];~go_process: GO:0006355 - regulation of transcription, DNA-templated [Evidence IEA]); this encodes MEACLIVTETNMEEHSQAKRRNVRKGTRSCWECKRRKVRCIFSSYSNANCDNCRRRGSKCISQELPDSPITTNKDMVDSRIDRVERILEQLVRSNATEAVSPGDCPETPPTSGTLDNYSINCSQEDQEPSPTNNIPGGPYESINRDLLAAWPSQRELNHIYNLPVGISVYMNYEIWVPNSLSTDDKLPTPQEMLYSPAPNSHPVLIARKLLTLAIFLQGIPPSSIQTLNLSISHHDIMTRAVTRATRLVTTNDELTPSIEGLQCIMLEAQYQNYAGNLHQAWLAIRRATAIAQMLSLHRGLPTSSLKTLDPATCNTLNPDYLCFRLVEMDHYLSLMLGLPPTNLEPRCLSPKSLKSCTPQDRMHRMHCIVAGRILHRTDDDINNLSLTNDIDQMLQNAAAQMPPQWWLIPDLTPNQTQTTIIQNTLRLNAHFTHYQLLLRLHVPYMLRSSHDTTAYDQSKLTIITVSREILARYIAFRSSNPAHYYCRGVDFIAFVAMTVLCIAHIDSSSRLQNEHQEGVAPVVSFLAHSRPSDRGMMERTLSIIEKMVESGSGTDEIAGKLAGIMRHLLGVEESAAGGVGYVARENMGEDGKGGREYDGRVGDGGRSLHVYIPYYGTIGFERSDNDDIGSGGGGGSEEWDLHAVDVALFNSLFGDMGIPDIGEERREDWVGV
- a CDS encoding uncharacterized protein (COG:S;~EggNog:ENOG410PWQY;~InterPro:IPR036291,IPR008030;~PFAM:PF13460,PF05368;~SMCOG1199:NmrA family protein;~antiSMASH:Cluster_8.6), coding for MVKVAIAGGSGGVGREVIDALIAAKKHTIIVLTRKDTLAQEPTEGITWINVDYNDTTQLTKALQEVHTVLSFITTQDDPGSTAQKNLIDAAVQAGVKRFAPSEWASSRLDYLDWYAYKGETRRYLQELNKDKKVLEYTLFQPGVFVNYLTHPHQSARHLPSIGTPFDFANRRMILVDGDDGIRITLTAVQDIARVVARAVEYEGEWPVVGGIQGSNISIGEFIALGERIRGGLPFTIERVKAEDLEAGAWETSWTPTVDHPSIPPEQAVVASKYMTSRILLAVNAGSYAVPDQWNNLLPDFEFTPVEKFLTDAWKGKA
- the CAP1 gene encoding F-actin-capping protein subunit alpha (BUSCO:EOG09264C3N;~COG:Z;~EggNog:ENOG410PIBY;~InterPro:IPR037282,IPR042489,IPR042276,IPR017865, IPR002189;~PFAM:PF01267;~antiSMASH:Cluster_8.6;~go_component: GO:0008290 - F-actin capping protein complex [Evidence IEA];~go_process: GO:0051016 - barbed-end actin filament capping [Evidence IEA]), giving the protein MASTTELASSFIEGAPPGELADVVADVKALTSDGPDIIPSLAPAFERYNETQLTTVKLPGASQEVLISEYNKLEGNRYFDVESQTSFEVDHVTQEASAAQSYVLESQNADLIKSLLKSLSAHATEHYRTCSYGVYPIEDDTAVAIVLVANRYSPNNFWNGRFRAIYTLPVNSSSTTISGQIKVDVHYYEDGNVALNTNKPVNLSVPSVDASSIISRIAAAERDYQEELNRAFVSTAEGVFKGLRRQLPITRQKVEWEKVGGYRLGQDIAGGR
- a CDS encoding PEX11 domain protein (COG:S;~EggNog:ENOG410PSNE;~InterPro:IPR008733;~PFAM:PF05648;~TransMembrane:3 (o129-152i173-194o200-218i);~antiSMASH:Cluster_8.6;~go_component: GO:0005779 - integral component of peroxisomal membrane [Evidence IEA];~go_process: GO:0016559 - peroxisome fission [Evidence IEA]), encoding MLDHLYRFTRTTPGLEKTLRLVQSFCVLALQIPTLENESISRFTTAKTQFALTRRFLRFFNFIDCFNKAFALLGSPSSAHGNVIKTVIEISKWSCFGCYFLLEDLTLLHATSIYPNPYNKTILTEANKFWFYALGFSILGAAFDITFSSASSASKTKDEKEKKQAPSLNRFSLLKKMLCVDACDLLIPGTFLGWIEMGQLGVGVGMVISTLVSGWDMWKAV
- a CDS encoding uncharacterized protein (antiSMASH:Cluster_8.6) encodes the protein MLWEKPGGGEPAQTTWDLKEPLTVKWSHVSGEENKTFCIYLTNRVDYPPVTELVLRYAVMGRDEVTIPPPGPMDVPLNCNYRLWASACGDPENIYAETELFCIDVRNNADL